GACCTCAGCGGATCTCCAGCGTCGCGGTCAGCCGGGTGTCGGCGTGCGAGTGGCTCGCGCGGACCTCGTAGGCCCCGCCCACGCGCCGCCAGCCGCCGGCCTCCTCGTCCCAGATCTCGAAGGCCCGCGCGGGCAGCGCGATCTCGGCCTCCACGCTCTCGCCGGGACCCGCCTCCAGGCTCGCGAAGCCCGCGAGCCAGCTCGCGGGGCGTTCCACCGGGTCCGCCACGGGGGCCAGGTAGACCTGGACGACCTCGCGGCCGGAGCGCCCGCCGGTGTTGCGGATCCGGACGCGGGCCACGTCGGCGGTGACCTCCAGGGATTCGTAGGTCCAGTCGGTGTAGCCGAGGCCGTGCCCGAAGCAGAACGCCGGGGTCACGGCGGCCTTCTCGTAGGCCCGGTAGCCGATGTGGAGCCCCTCGCGGTACTCCAGCCGCCCGTCCCGCGGGGTCACGTCGGTGACCGGCGCGTCGGCGAAGGCGGCGGGCCAGGTGGTGGGCAGCCGCCCGCCCGGCTCGCGCGCGCCGAGGAGTACGTCCGCCAGCGCGGCCCCGCCCTCCTGCCCGGGGAACCAGGTCAGCAGGACCGCCGCCACCTCGTCGCGCCAGGGCAGTTCGACCGGTGACCCGGCGTTGACGACGACCACGGTGTTCGGGTTGACGGCGGCGACGGCGCGGACGAGGTCGTTCTGCCGCCCGGGCAGTTCCAGGTCCTTGCGGTCGAAGCCCTCGGACTCGACGCGCTCGGTGGTCGCGACGACCACGACGGCGGTGTCCGCGTCCCGCGCCGCGGCCACGGCCTCGGCGATCAGCTCGTCGGCCGGGCGCCGCGGCCCGAGGTGGAGCAGCGAGAACATGACCGCCTTGAGCGGCAGCGCGGTCATGTCCGGGACCTGGTAGGTCAGCGAGACCTCGACCGGCTCGCCCGCCGCGAGGACGGTCCGGGCCCGCTCGTTGGGGGCGCCGAAGAAGGCCTCGAACGGGTCGGCCTCATTGCCCATCAGCTGGACGCCGCCCCAGACCGGCTCGCCGCCCATCGCGAGCGCGAAGGCGCCCAGGCCCCGGGTGCCGAAGGCGTGTTCGCCGCTCTCACGGGGGACGAAGGTGCCGGTGACCTCGATGGAGGCCATCGTCTCGTACGTCGCCCCGGCGGGCAGGTCGTCGCCGATCCACTGGACCTGGCCGGTCGGCAGGCTGCCCTCGCCGAGGACCGTGCCGGAGGCGTCCCGGCAGACGGCGCGCAGCGTGAAGCCGGTGTCGGCGGGAGCGAGTTCCTCGCTGGGGTCCGCGCCGACGCAGAAGCTCAGCGCGCCCTGCGGGAGGGCGGCGGTGAGGCCGTCGAGCGGGGAGACGATCCGCTCGGGGAAGACGGTGGCGCTGCCGCCGCCGAGGACCCGGGCGTCGCGGGCGGCCGCGCCGGAGAGGGCGAGCGTGGTGCCCGGTCCGGTCCGCAGCGGCAGCGCGGCGTTCTCGTTGCGGACGAGGACGAAGCCGCGGGCGGCCAGTTCGCGGGCCAGTGCCTGGCCGTCGGTGGCGGCCGGGAGTTCGGTGACGGCCGGCGGGGCGCCTTCGAGCAGCCCGACCCGGGCGGCGAGGCGCAGCACGTTGCGCACGGCGTCGTCGACGGCGGATTCGGGGACCTCGCCGGCCCGTACGGCTTCGGCGAGCGCGGGCCCGTAGACGGTCTGCGGTCCGGGCATGGCCACGTCGAGGCCGCCGAGGATGTCGCCGGTGGTGGAGCGGGCGGCCATCCAGTCGGAGACGTTGTAGCCGTCGAAGCCCCACTCGCCGCGCAGCACCTCATTGACGAGGTAGCGGTGCTCGGTCATCGTCGTGCCGTTGACCTGGTTGTACGCCGTCATGATGCCCCACGGGTGGGCGTTGGTGACGATGGCCTCGAAGGGCGCCAGGTACAGCTCGCGCAGCGGGCGCGGGGCGATGACGCTGTCGACGGTGAAGCGCTCCGTCTCGGCGTCGTTGCCGACGAAGTGCTTGACGGTGGTGCCGACCCCGCCGTCCTGGACGCCCTGGACGTATCCGGTGCCGATGGCTCCGGTGAGGTGCGGGTCCTCCGAGTAGCACTCGAAGTGGCGGCCGCCCAGCGGGGAGCGGTGCAGGTTGACGGTGGGCGCGAGCAGGACGTGCACGCCCTTGCGGCGGGCCTCCTGGGCGAGCAGCCGGCCGGCCCGGCGGGCGAGGGCCGGGTCCCAGGAGGCGGCGAGCGCGGTCGGCGAGGGCAGGGCGATGGACGGGTCGTCGGCGGTCCAGCGGACCCCGCGGACGCCGACCGGCCCGTCGGACATGACCAGGGAGCCCAGCCCGATCTCGGGGAGGGCGGGCAGCGTCCACATGTCCTGCCCGGCCAGCAGCCGGGTCTTGGTGTCGAGACCGAGCTTGCCGAGCGCGGCTTCCACCACGTCGTCGCGGGTCCGGTCGTCCTGGGGGTTGCGGGGGTTGAGGGCGTCGCCTGCCACGGCCTGCCTCCTCGTCGGGTGCTGCTGGGTGCGGGTGCCCCCATCGTGGACCCGTTCCCTGTAGAACGGTAGGGTTCGTGATGTCTTCGTTATTTTTATGGGATGGCGACGGCTGGAATGGCGTACGGTCCTGCGGGAACGGACACGGAGGAAGGCGGCCGGATGGTCAGGGCCAGGAGCGAGGAGCGGCGCGGGGACATCCTGCGCGCCGCGGTCGAGGTCATCGCGGAACGCGGCTACCGGGGCGCGTCCCTGGGATCCGTCGCCGAGCGCGTGGGACTGACCCAGCAGGGCCTGCTGCACTACTTCCCCACCAAGGAGTCGCTGCTGGTCGCGGTCCTGGAGGAGCGCGACCGCTGGGACACGGGCGGCGGCTCGCGCGCCTCGGCCGAGCACTGGCGCCTGGACCTGCTGGCCTCGCTGGTGGAGTACAACGCGATGCGCCCCGGGATCGTGCAGACCTTCTCGGCGCTGCTGGGCGAGAGCGTCACGGACGGGCACCCGGCCCGGGAGTTCTTCACCGAGCGCTACGCGCAGGTGCGGACCGAGATGGCGGCGGCGCTGCGCGCCGAATTCGGCGCACGCCTGCCGTCGGGGCTCACCCCCGAGGAGGCGGCCCCGCTGCTCACCGCGGTGATGGACGGCCTCCAGTACCAGTGGCTGCTGGCCCCGGAAGCGGTGGACATGCCCGCCGCCTTCCGCTCCTTCCTGACCCTCCTGCGGGGCCCGGGCCAGGACCCCGCTTAGGCGGGGTAGCCGGGGGGCGGGGGGCCGAAGCCGCCCGCGGGCGGCTGCTGCGGCGCTCCGGGGGCGTGGTCGTGGGCAGGGGCGTGCTC
This is a stretch of genomic DNA from Streptomyces sp. NBC_00536. It encodes these proteins:
- a CDS encoding beta-glucosidase family protein; this translates as MAGDALNPRNPQDDRTRDDVVEAALGKLGLDTKTRLLAGQDMWTLPALPEIGLGSLVMSDGPVGVRGVRWTADDPSIALPSPTALAASWDPALARRAGRLLAQEARRKGVHVLLAPTVNLHRSPLGGRHFECYSEDPHLTGAIGTGYVQGVQDGGVGTTVKHFVGNDAETERFTVDSVIAPRPLRELYLAPFEAIVTNAHPWGIMTAYNQVNGTTMTEHRYLVNEVLRGEWGFDGYNVSDWMAARSTTGDILGGLDVAMPGPQTVYGPALAEAVRAGEVPESAVDDAVRNVLRLAARVGLLEGAPPAVTELPAATDGQALARELAARGFVLVRNENAALPLRTGPGTTLALSGAAARDARVLGGGSATVFPERIVSPLDGLTAALPQGALSFCVGADPSEELAPADTGFTLRAVCRDASGTVLGEGSLPTGQVQWIGDDLPAGATYETMASIEVTGTFVPRESGEHAFGTRGLGAFALAMGGEPVWGGVQLMGNEADPFEAFFGAPNERARTVLAAGEPVEVSLTYQVPDMTALPLKAVMFSLLHLGPRRPADELIAEAVAAARDADTAVVVVATTERVESEGFDRKDLELPGRQNDLVRAVAAVNPNTVVVVNAGSPVELPWRDEVAAVLLTWFPGQEGGAALADVLLGAREPGGRLPTTWPAAFADAPVTDVTPRDGRLEYREGLHIGYRAYEKAAVTPAFCFGHGLGYTDWTYESLEVTADVARVRIRNTGGRSGREVVQVYLAPVADPVERPASWLAGFASLEAGPGESVEAEIALPARAFEIWDEEAGGWRRVGGAYEVRASHSHADTRLTATLEIR
- a CDS encoding TetR/AcrR family transcriptional regulator; this encodes MVRARSEERRGDILRAAVEVIAERGYRGASLGSVAERVGLTQQGLLHYFPTKESLLVAVLEERDRWDTGGGSRASAEHWRLDLLASLVEYNAMRPGIVQTFSALLGESVTDGHPAREFFTERYAQVRTEMAAALRAEFGARLPSGLTPEEAAPLLTAVMDGLQYQWLLAPEAVDMPAAFRSFLTLLRGPGQDPA